The following coding sequences lie in one Haematobia irritans isolate KBUSLIRL chromosome 3, ASM5000362v1, whole genome shotgun sequence genomic window:
- the raptor gene encoding regulatory associated protein of MTOR complex 1: MFEAQYVNASTTSTASVTVSSVSNNSPNCPSTLASPTSYGSASSLVTSTISTMVNSIVAAKSVSGSSPSGGAGTSSNVRKTSFCESQQHLKYLQQLTLSENLELFPDHRCPLCFQAKRHHEAIEAVKYERQPWRIRERMKTASVALVLCLNIGVDPPDVIKIQPCARLECWIDPSSVSAPKAMDLIGSNLQMQYERWQPRARYKKCHDPTVEDVKKLCTSLRRNAKGERILFHYNGHGVPKPTANGEIWVFNKTFTQYIPLSIFELQTWMAAPSIYVYDCSNAGIIIQSFLQFAEQHEREMEKAIAASNQRVPPGGQAPSLPPMVSYKNCIHLAACSVGEILPMNAQLPADLFTSCLTTPINIALKWYTMREKFGLVPRLHNEFIDKIPGKVNDRRTMMGELNWVFTAITDTIAWNTLPRELFQKLFRQDLLVASLFRNFLLAERILRSHDCTPVSHPALPPCFRHPMWTAWDLVVDLALQQLPDILERGAPYKQLPFFEEQLTAFQVWLDRESESRTPPEQLPIVLQVLLSQVHRLRALELLARFLDLGPWAVNLALGVGIFPYVLKLLQSSAKELRPVLVFIWAKILAVDPSCQVDLVKDHKYFLAVLQDTSVAKEYRTLSAFVLACIVNNFLLGQTSALQGSLVSICLEQLNDESWLLRQWLAICLGMLWHNFEKARWSGVRDLAHEKLYPLLKDPIPEVRAAAVFALGTFISSVTDRSEEHANNIDRIIAITLLENVAEDMSPLVRLELAAALQWMVLLFESQFVTVYMQEHMSSPSVTSERSASVSHVIPGASILNTSGGHGFHHHHSTHSLERHATMRRGVSSSSISNISSSAIPFQSIFLKLWQGIYQLSHDPFPKVAETAREIIGFIKNAALLLITAKEAANEKCISLSVSLPPSPNTRVSYLGGGGGSGESPPVGGGNQGAGQGNTSPWASKLRNMNDPQAMLHRKLRTTSMNDETDSGAPQISIAMTEPGCGNGGDGSASGHSSTSDTNFESKSHNLKPIVTTEFIPWAISYFTRPGKHRYAADKNSERVQIFPVDKNAPILRARECRFQRNRQIRSQARNQQLRSLRIDTQSWVRRTQSTPSIVRLLPYEQQIAVAYREKVLLYDWQRNTVRTFTPTSVPSGVGGSTSRNRTSSASPPAHVPQNNSVARVSAIEFLNSQDMPLTLVGHEDGVVRIWQPNSGNASDDQSRDCPGRLVTAWVALPALQASYLGTSPSLGGSSSKYTRKDIIGDGCGLVTAWQQCSQQLVVAGGSSRFIRIWDVERELRLSDIPIGSEHSIRVLSPFANNMASDLIVGGCGDGSVRLYDKRCAPQEARICVYREHTGAILTACLRDVQTTLVTGCSQGKISVIDLRSKMSNGVLSQWEAGNDVTAIASHQSTDMIAAGSANKITIYSSQQGGRVLSTLRSNDSFMGPKIGHPTCLSFHLHKISLAVGFVDNTVAVYEPSPVL; this comes from the exons ATGTTTGAAGCACAATACGTCAATGCTTCAACTACCTCCACCGCCAGTGTGACCGTGTCCTCAGTAAGCAATAATAGTCCTAATTGTCCTTCAACATTAGCATCGCCCACTTCCTATGGATCTGCAAGTTCCCTGGTTACATCCACCATATCGACTATGGTCAATAGCATTGTTGCCGCTAAGAGCGTTTCAGGCAGTAGTCCCAGTGGCGGAGCTGGTACCAGTAGCAATGTACGCAAAACATCCTTCTGTGAGAGTCAACAACATCTCAAGTACTTGCAACAGTTGACACTGAGTGAAAACTTAGAATTGTTTCCAGATCATCGGTGTCCTCTGTGTTTTCAAGCCAAGCGTCATCATGAGGCCATAGAGGCTGTAAAATATGAACGTCAACCTTGGCGTATACGTGAACGAATGAAAACAGCCAGTGTGGCTTTGGTGTTGTGCCTCAATATTGGAGTTGATCCGCCAGATGTTATTAAAATTCAACCTTGTGCCCGCCTGGAATGTTGGATTGATCCATCCTCGGTGTCTGCACCAAAAGCCATGGATCTCATTGGATCCAATTTGCAAATGCAATATGAACGATGGCAGCCTAGAGCACGCTACAAGAAATGCCATGATCCGACAGTGGAGGATGTGAAGAAGCTCTGTACATCATTACGTCGCAATGCCAAAGGTGAAAGAATTCTTTTCCATTACAATGGTCATGGAGTACCAAAACCTACTGCAAATGGAGAAATCTGGGTtttcaataaaacttttacacaaTACATACCCCTGAGTATATTTGAATTGCAAACCTGGATGGCTGCCCCATCGATTTACGTCTATGACTGTTCAAATGCCGGTATAATCATTCAATCATTTCTTCAATTTGCCGAGCAACATGAAAGGGAAATGGAAAAGGCCATTGCTGCATCCAATCAACGTGTTCCACCAGGCGGTCAGGCACCTTCTTTACCGCCAATGGTTAGCTATAAGAATTGTATACATTTAGCCGCATGTTCAGTGGGAGAAATCCTGCCTATGAATGCCCAATTGCCAGCCGACTTATTTACATCTTGTCTTACCACGCCCATAAACATAGCTCTCAAGTGGTATACTATGCGGGAGAAATTTGGCTTAGTGCCCCGTTTGCATAATGAGTTCATCGATAAAATACCGGGCAAAGTCAATGACCGACGAACCATGATGGGCGAGCTTAATTGGGTGTTTACGGCCATTACGGATACCATAGCTTGGAATACCTTGCCACGAGAgctatttcaaaaattattccGCCAGGATTTACTGGTGGCCAGCCTGTTCCGTAATTTTCTGTTGGCCGAGCGTATTCTCAGATCGCATGACTGTACACCTGTATCGCATCCTGCCCTGCCTCCATGTTTCCGCCATCCCATGTGGACTGCTTGGGATTTGGTGGTTGATTTAGCTCTCCAACAACTGCCCGATATATTGGAACGAGGAGCACCCTATAAACAATTGCCATTTTTTGAAGAGCAACTTACCGCATTTCAGGTGTGGTTAGATCGTGAATCAGAATCACGTACACCTCCTGAACAGTTGCCGATAGTTTTGCAAGTACTGCTGTCTCAAGTCCATCGTTTGAGGGCCTTAGAACTTTTGGCAAGATTCCTAGATCTGGGGCCCTGGGCAGTAAATTTAGCCCTAGGTGTGGGTATATTTCCCTATGTacttaaacttttgcaaagttcagCCAAAGAACTCCGACCCGTTTTGGTATTTATTTGGGCCAAGATTTTGGCGGTGGACCCCAGCTGCCAAGTGGATTTGGTCAAggatcataaatattttttggcagTACTGCAGGATACCTCTGTCGCCAAGGAATATCGCACATTATCTGCCTTTGTTTTGGCCTGTATAGTAAACAACTTTCTTTTGGGCCAGACTAGTGCTTTGCAAGGATCTTTGGTTTCGATTTGTCTAGAGCAACTAAATGATGAAAGTTGGCTCTTACGTCAATGGCTGGCCATTTGCTTag GGATGCTTTggcataattttgaaaaagcccGGTGGTCTGGCGTACGCGATTTAGCCCATGAAAAATTGTATCCTTTGCTAAAGGATCCCATACCGGAGGTCCGAGCTGCAGCTGTGTTTGCTTTGGGTACATTCATAAGCTCCGTAACAGATAGATCAGAGGAGCATGCTAATAATATTGACCGCATCATAGCCATAACGTTGCTAGAAAATGTGGCAGAGGATATGTCTCCCTTGGTTCGTTTGGAATTAGCCGCTGCCCTCCAATGGATGGTATTGCTTTTCGAGTCTCAATTTGTCACGGTTTATATGCAGGAGCACATGTCATCGCCTTCAGTAACAAGTGAACGTAGTGCCAGTGTTAGTCATGTTATACCTGGAGCCTCAATCTTAAACACCAGTGGTGGTCATGGTTTTCATCATCACCATTCCACTCATAGTCTGGAAAGACATGCTACCATGCGGCGTGGCGTTAGTTCAAGTTCAATCTCAAACATCAGCTCATCTGCCATACCATTTCAATCGATATTTTTAAAGTTATGGCAGGGCATCTATCAATTAAGCCATGATCCATTCCCCAAAGTAGCTGAGACGGCACGAGAAATCAttggttttataaaaaatgcagCACTATTATTGATTACAGCGAAAGAGGCAGCCAATGAGAAATGCATTAGTCTGAGTGTCAGTTTACCTCCAAGTCCCAATACCCGCGTTTCATATTTGGGCGGTGGAGGAGGATCGGGTGAGTCACCGCCTGTTGGAGGCGGCAATCAAGGAGCAGGTCAGGGAAATACCAGTCCATGGGCATCTAAATTACGAAATATGAACGACCCACAAGCGATGCTACATCGTAAACTTCGCACAACTTCCATGAACGATGAGACAGACAGTGGAGCACCACAGATTTCAATAGCCATGACCGAACCTGGATGTGGTAATGGTGGCGATGGTTCTGCTTCTGGCCATAGCAGTACCAGTGATACAAATTTCGAGTCAAAATCACATAATTTAAAACCTATTGTTACAACAGAATTCATACCGTGGGCCATATCGTACTTCACAAGGCCAGGAAAACATCGGTATGCTGCCGATAAAAATAGTGAACGTGTTCAAATTTTCCCTGTTGACAAAAATGCGCCAATACTGCGTGCAAGGGAATGTCGTTTCCAAAGGAATCGACAAATCCGTAGTCAAGCACGTAATCAACAATTAAGATCTCTACGCATTGACACACAAAGCTGGGTGCGAAGAACCCAATCAACACCTTCGATTGTTCGGCTGCTACCCTATGAACAACAAATTGCTGTTGCTTATCGTGAGAAGGTACTTCTTTACGACTGGCAACGCAATACTGTAAGAACATTTACACCCACATCAGTGCCATCAGGAGTTGGAGGATCTACGTCACGCAATAGAACATCTTCAGCCTCGCCGCCAGCCCATGTTCCCCAAAACAACAGCGTTGCGCGAGTAAGTGCCATTGAGTTTCTAAATTCTCAAGATATGCCACTCACTCTAGTGGGTCATGAAGATGGTGTGGTTCGCATTTGGCAACCAAATTCTGGTAACGCAAGCGATGACCAAAGTCGTGATTGTCCCGGACGTTTGGTGACAGCCTGGGTGGCCCTACCCGCCTTGCAGGCATCATATTTGGGTACTTCCCCCAGCTTGGGTGGCTCTTCATCGAAATACACACGCAAAGATATAATTGGCGATGGATGTGGTTTAGTTACAGCCTGGCAACAGTGCTCACAACAATTGGTGGTGGCCGGAGGTTCAAGTCGTTTTATCCGCATCTGGGATGTGGAGCGTGAATTGCGTCTAAGTGATATACCCATTGGTAGTGAACACAGTATACGTGTCCTATCGCCCTTTGCAAATAATATGGCCAGTGATCTGATTGTGGGTGGTTGTGGCGATGGCAGTGTAAGGCTCTACGACAAACGTTGTGCTCCTCAAGAGGCTCGTATTTGTGTATATCGCGAACACACCGGTGCAATACTCACAGCTTGTCTACGCGATGTACAGACAACTCTTGTCACTGGATGTTCGCAGGGTAAAATAAGTGTTATAGATTTGCGTTCAAAAATGTCCAATGGTGTTCTAAGTCAATGGGAGGCTGGCAATGATGTCACGGCCATTGCATCACATCAATCGACTGATATGATAGCAGCTGGAAGTGCTAATAAGATTACGATTTATAGTAGTCAGCAAGGAGGACGTGTACTAAGTACATTGCGCAGTAATGACAGCTTCATGGGCCCCAAGATAGGTCATCCAACATGTCTGTCTTTCCATTTACACAAAATATCTTTAGCTGTAGGTTTTGTAGACAATACGGTGGCTGTGTATGAACCATCACCAG ttctataa
- the LOC142231377 gene encoding uncharacterized protein LOC142231377, whose protein sequence is MKCYIGFQQISKHIREHLLLLHLMYDAYNRKILDSSLLDKLLTLSLVTTNNVYPTHFSSSGCSTLLDLFFVNNPCEILHYDQISVSCFSKHDLIFLNYNFPKHEKVGTYNYTYRDYGSIDYMDLQDRINSVGWDNIYTFSSVNQQLELLQGNIVRIYDETIPIRNRRTKSNNRPWFNSTIKSCIRERDIAYSRWKRFRTSELLQEYRSSRNGANSYIKAAKVRYYAGKLHGAVDSRSKWGVIRDISVGKSRYLSQHCGDLDELNKAFVNVPTIPIDVSFYGNSNRTADDSDIYGSFEFRCVSYDDTVGLDGIDPKFFRIILLMILPFLTHFFNTILTTSMYPTMWKHAKIIPVPKSNFDFRPISILCYLSKVFEKILHSQMSEYLHRESLLTGRQSGFRPDHSCITALVEVSESLRGDIDDNKVGFLVLLDHSKAFDSVDHQNLAMKLRRFFKFTSTALDLITSYLKDRIQTVYSGGDRSGPLPVYKGVPQGSIIGPLLFSLYANDLPLQLEHCKTVMYADDVQVFLSGNVGSIRDTVERINNDLNRVFNWAKANGLLLNPTKSKCLIIHRNKHFHPHAPDIIINDQKVDVVTRAKNLGVIFNSSLSWTDHANSAAIPIRH, encoded by the coding sequence ACTCTtccttgttagataaactgctgACTTTGAGTCTCGTTACTACTAACAATGTGTATCCCACACACTTCTCTTCATCAGGTTGCAGCACActtttggatttgttttttgtGAACAACCCATGTGAAATTCTGCATTATGATCAGATTTCAGTCTCATGCTTCTCGAAACATGACCTGATATTTCTGAACtacaattttcctaaacatgAAAAGGTGGGAACTTACAATTACACGTATCGGGATTATGGGAGTATTGATTACATGGACCTGCAAGATAGGATCAATTCGGTAGGCTGGGACAATATTTATACCTTTAGCTCTGTGAATCAGCAACTGGAATTGCTGCAGGGTAATATTGTGCGTATATATGATGAGACCATCCCCATCAGGAATAGAAGAACAAAGTCTAACAATAGACCTTGGTTTAACTCCACAATTAAGTCTTGTATCAGGGAGAGAGATATTGCGTATTCCAGATGGAAAAGATTTAGGACATCTGAGCTCCTTCAGGAATATCGTTCGTCAAGGAATGGGGCCAATAGCTACATTAAAGCGGCCAAGGTTCGGTATTACGCCGGGAAATTGCATGGGGCAGTAGACTCGAGAAGTAAATGGGGGGTTATACGGGATATAAGTGTTGGTAAGTCCAGGTACCTTTCTCAGCACTGCGGAGATCTTGATGAACTTAACAAGGCCTTCGTTAATGTTCCGACTATACCAATTGATGTTTCCTTTTATGGTAATAGTAATAGAACAGCGGATGATTCTGATATTTATGGCTCTTTTGAGTTTCGATGTGTCTCATATGATGACACCGTTGGTCTTGATGGTATCGatccaaaattttttaggatcatACTTCTAATGATTTTGCCTTTTCTTACCCATTTttttaatacgattttaacCACAAGTATGTATCCCACTATGTGGAAACATGCGAAAATCATTCCGGTTCCTAAATCTAATTTCGATTTCCGTCCCATATCTATACTCTGCTACTTGTCTAAGGTCTTCGAGAAGATATTGCACTCTCAGATGTCAGAATATCTTCACCGGGAGTCACTGTTGACTGGTAGGCAGTCTGGGTTTCGCCCGGACCATAGTTGCATCACTGCCCTGGTGGAGGTTTCAGAATCGTTGAGAGGAGATATTGATGACAACAAAGTTGGATTTCTTGTACTTTTGGACCACTCAAAAGCGTTTGATTCTGTTGATCATCAAAATCTGGCCATGAAATTGAGACGTTTCTTTAAATTCACATCAACCGCATTGGACCTGATTACGTCGTACCTTAAGGACAGGATTCAAACAGTTTATAGTGGAGGCGATAGATCGGGACCTCTACCTGTATATAAGGGTGTGCCACAGGGGTCCATTATAGGTCCGTTATTATTCTCACTATATGCCAACGATCTCCCCCTACAATTAGAGCATTGCAAGACTGTCATGTATGCTGATGACGTCCAGGTTTTCCTGAGCGGCAATGTTGGCAGTATCAGGGACACTGTAGAGAGGATTAACAATGATCTTAACCGAGTATTTAATTGGGCGAAGGCTAACGGATTATTGCTGAACCCTACGAAATCGAAATGCCTTATAATACACAGGAACAAGCATTTCCACCCACATGCGCCGGATATTATTATAAATGATCAGAAGGTGGATGTTGTCACCAGAGCGAAGAATTTAGGAGTAATTTTCAATAGTTCACTTAGTTGGACAGATCATGCCAATTCTGCTGCCATTCCTATACGCCACTGA
- the Mipp2 gene encoding multiple inositol polyphosphate phosphatase 2 — translation MLKMTTKLVLFVCIILFSFLVLTVKSESCKNITREDIESHLSTKTPYRTIANFNDQPLVMKGCRPIRLWAIIRHGTRNPSKKVIKQAKTKLMAIKEELITKRDSDLCPEFLQRLNFWQFNVTSEEEKFLVAEGEDELIELAERMQKRFPQLLPEDYDPNMFYFKYTATQRTLKSAQSFATGLFGRHKIGEIVYPEALHKDPVLRFYKLCSRWQSDVDDNPQTFDNVRKFLQSEQMLDAIKQLQNKTKLSHLDANTIRLIYTICGFETAWQRRKEPSVWCQLFDRHTMKILEFAEDLEYYWNDGYGYELTHRIACPAIENMFKHIDPQSSLPNSTFYFTHSGTLLKLLAHLGLYNDQKPLTYQDFDKQRKWRTSVIDAFASNVAFVLYECDNSDPMVLTMHQERVVHIPGCPQDSDLCSLKKLRQLFAESVDNCNFDELCFK, via the exons atgttgaaaatgactACGAAACttgtattatttgtttgtattattttattctCTTTCCTTGTATTAACGGTGAAGTCGGAATCATGTAAAAACATAACGAGGGAAGACATAGAGAGCCACTTGTCAACTAAAACTCCATATagaactatagcaaatttcaatgaCCAGCCATTGGTAATGAAAG GATGCCGGCCGATTCGATTGTGGGCTATTATACGTCATGGAACCAGAAATCCCAGCAAGAAAGTCATAAAGCAAGCCAAAACGAAATTAATGGCCATTAAAGAAGAACTCATAACAAAGAGAGATAGTGATTTATGTCCAGAATTTCTACAACGTTTAAATTTCTGGCAATTTAATGTCACATCGGAGGAAGAGAAGTTTCTGGTTGCCGAAGGTGAAGATGAACTCATAGAATTGGCAGAACGAATGCAAAAGCGATTCCCCCAACTTCTTCCCGAGGATTATGACCCGAATATGTTCTACTTCAAATATACTGCAACGCAGAGAACTTTGAAGAGTGCTCAAAGTTTTGCCACCGGTTTATTTGGAAGGCATAAAATTGGAGAAATCGTTTATCCGGAAGCATTGCATAAAGATCCAGTGTTACGG ttctataaattaTGTAGTCGCTGGCAAAGTGATGTCGATGATAATCCTCAAACATTTGATAATGTGCGTAAATTCTTGCAAAGCGAACAAATGTTGGATGCCATtaaacaacttcaaaataaaaccaaacTCTCTCATCTGGATGCAAACACTATACGCTTAATATACACAATTTGTGGTTTTGAAACGGCATGGCAGAGACGCAAGGAACCTTCCGTTTGGTGTCAGTTATTTGATCGTCATACCATGAAAATCCTAGAATTTGCAGAAGATTTGGAATACTATTGGAATGATGGTTATGGCTATGAATTAACACATCGTATTGCTTGTCCAGCTATTGAAAATATGTTCAAACATATTGA cccACAATCCTCATTACCAAATTCGACGTTTTATTTTACACACTCCGGAACACTACTCAAACTTCTAGCTCATTTGGGTCTTTACAATGATCAAAAGCCACTAACCTATCAGGATTTCGATAAACAACGTAAATGGCGAACTAGTGTAATTGATGCTTTTGCTAGCAATGTGGCTTTCGTCCTGTATGA GTGTGACAATAGTGATCCCATGGTACTTACAATGCATCAGGAACGAGTTGTTCATATACCTGGATGCCCTCAGGATAGTGATCTTTGTAGCCTTAAAAAATTGCGGCAATTGTTTGCAGAAAGTGTGGAtaattgtaattttgatgaGTTGTGTTTTAAATGA